From Candidatus Paceibacterota bacterium, a single genomic window includes:
- a CDS encoding type I restriction-modification system subunit M: MKKATKSTKKKTESAGRFEAQLFKAADKLRKNIDAAEYKHVVLGLIFLKFISDAFDVHYQKLASGKGEYEGANPEDQDEYKAENVFWVPPEARWAHLHSRAKLPSIGKDLDAAMEAIERANPTLKGILPKEYAKPNLDKVALGGLVDLIADVALGEESEKSKDLIGRVYEYFLGEFASLEGKKGGQFYTPRSIVELMVQMIEPMTGRVYDPACGSGGMFVMSEKFVLAHRGRLEDISIYGQESNHTTYRLCRMNLALRGIDGSQVKWNSEGSFLKDAHPDLKADYILANPPFNQNDWGWDILRNDARWKYGLPPEGNANYAWLQHMIHHLSPKGVMATVLSNGSLSSNQGGEGELRKKLVEEDMVDCIVALPNQLFYNTGIPACLWFISRKRIGNGDRKRTGEVLFIDASQMGALVDRTHREFTEEDIKKIAGTYHEWRQKNNKYKDIKGFCKSSSLAEIQKNGYVLTAGRYVGIADGAKDSEPFEEKMTRLTSTLKEQMEQEQTLNEEIKKQLKKVGFEL; the protein is encoded by the coding sequence ATGAAAAAAGCCACAAAATCAACCAAAAAGAAAACAGAAAGTGCTGGACGATTTGAGGCACAACTTTTCAAAGCGGCAGACAAACTCCGAAAGAACATAGACGCGGCTGAGTACAAACACGTTGTACTCGGTCTTATTTTTCTGAAGTTCATATCAGACGCATTTGATGTGCACTACCAGAAACTTGCCTCGGGTAAGGGTGAATATGAGGGTGCCAACCCAGAGGATCAAGACGAATACAAAGCAGAAAACGTATTTTGGGTACCGCCAGAAGCGCGGTGGGCACACCTTCATTCACGCGCAAAGTTGCCGAGTATCGGTAAGGATTTGGACGCGGCAATGGAGGCGATTGAGCGAGCCAACCCGACACTCAAGGGTATCCTCCCGAAAGAGTACGCAAAACCAAACTTGGACAAGGTAGCACTCGGTGGTTTGGTAGACCTTATTGCAGACGTTGCACTCGGCGAGGAAAGCGAAAAATCAAAAGACCTTATTGGACGTGTGTATGAGTACTTTCTCGGCGAGTTCGCTTCGCTTGAAGGCAAGAAGGGCGGGCAATTCTACACTCCTAGAAGCATTGTTGAACTTATGGTGCAAATGATAGAGCCAATGACGGGACGTGTGTACGACCCTGCGTGTGGTTCGGGTGGAATGTTTGTGATGAGCGAGAAGTTTGTGCTCGCACATCGCGGGCGTTTGGAAGACATTTCTATTTACGGACAAGAGAGCAACCACACCACCTACCGCCTTTGCCGTATGAACCTCGCGCTTCGCGGAATAGATGGCTCGCAAGTGAAATGGAATAGCGAAGGGTCATTTCTCAAAGACGCACACCCTGACCTCAAAGCGGATTACATTTTGGCAAATCCGCCTTTCAACCAAAACGACTGGGGCTGGGACATTCTCAGAAACGACGCTCGTTGGAAGTACGGTTTGCCGCCAGAAGGCAACGCAAACTATGCGTGGCTTCAACATATGATCCACCACCTTTCTCCAAAAGGTGTAATGGCAACGGTACTTTCAAATGGTTCGCTTTCCTCCAACCAAGGTGGCGAAGGAGAACTGCGAAAGAAACTTGTGGAGGAGGATATGGTGGACTGTATCGTTGCGCTTCCAAACCAACTTTTCTACAACACAGGCATTCCTGCTTGTTTGTGGTTTATCTCACGTAAGCGCATTGGCAACGGCGACAGGAAACGCACAGGAGAAGTGCTATTTATAGACGCGTCGCAAATGGGGGCGCTGGTAGACCGAACGCACAGAGAGTTTACCGAGGAGGACATCAAAAAGATTGCGGGCACGTATCACGAGTGGCGACAGAAAAACAACAAGTACAAGGACATCAAGGGCTTCTGCAAATCATCATCACTCGCGGAGATACAAAAGAACGGCTACGTGCTCACGGCAGGGCGCTATGTGGGTATTGCAGATGGCGCGAAAGACAGCGAGCCGTTTGAGGAGAAAATGACGCGGCTCACCAGTACCCTCAAGGAGCAAATGGAGCAGGAGCAGACCTTGAACGAGGAAATAAAGAAGCAACTGAAAAAAGTTGGATTTGAACTATGA
- a CDS encoding GIY-YIG nuclease family protein — MEIVYILTNQAMPDYVKVGRTKDLQQRLKSLYRTPVPLPFEVFYACTVENSMEVEAWLFEIFDDRRVSKEREFFEIAPERVAAALRARAVQEVTPKQTYTENKEDEVALEKARSKRDKFNFAMVGIPAGAELTFSRDENIRARVVDNHNIEYNGKVTSLSTSAQEILGYNYGVAGTLYWSYEGETLHARRVRMEEGE, encoded by the coding sequence ATGGAAATCGTTTATATTCTCACCAACCAAGCAATGCCCGACTACGTGAAGGTTGGGCGCACCAAAGACCTCCAGCAAAGGTTGAAAAGTTTGTATCGCACACCCGTGCCACTTCCTTTTGAGGTGTTCTATGCGTGCACTGTTGAGAACTCTATGGAAGTAGAGGCGTGGCTGTTTGAGATTTTTGACGATAGGCGGGTGAGCAAAGAGCGAGAGTTTTTTGAGATAGCGCCAGAGCGCGTTGCCGCGGCATTGCGTGCACGAGCGGTGCAGGAGGTAACCCCGAAGCAGACGTACACAGAGAACAAAGAGGACGAGGTGGCACTGGAAAAGGCACGCTCAAAACGCGACAAGTTCAACTTCGCAATGGTGGGTATTCCTGCTGGTGCTGAACTTACCTTCAGTAGAGACGAGAATATAAGGGCGCGGGTAGTAGACAACCACAACATTGAATACAACGGCAAGGTAACGAGTTTGTCTACCTCGGCACAGGAAATACTTGGCTACAACTATGGAGTGGCGGGCACGTTGTATTGGTCGTATGAAGGCGAAACTCTCCACGCGCGGCGCGTGCGAATGGAGGAAGGAGAATGA
- a CDS encoding restriction endonuclease subunit S → MSTTTQWKKGFLYEIATVVGGYAFRGEDFGSEGTAVIKIKDIQPPYVDIQNAERIDQQKYNQQKIEKFKLSKGDCLVAMTGATIGKVGKISYDEVSYLNQRVAKVAEKRGVADKNFVYYAVLGSDFQRYVNTTSSGSSAQQNISADDIGRFPIVYPIDIKDQCTIAQVLISLDKKIELLRKQNETLEEMARAIFNAWFVEFNFPDKDGKPYKASGGKMVDSEFGEIPEEWRVGTLAELIDQLSERIGSDEQSKYTVMSAVNTGQLVPSSEYFTKQVFSKSISKYIKIHQGDFAYNPARINIGSIGRLRELILGAVSPVYVAFRAKEGAGAFVDFLIQTAKMKKHIELYANGSVRQTLDYDGFGAFSFAVPTENILKEFDKITASLRNIFERKEAQIENLRTVRDLLLPKLMSGEVRVNT, encoded by the coding sequence ATGAGCACGACGACACAATGGAAAAAAGGATTTTTATACGAGATCGCGACGGTAGTCGGGGGCTATGCATTCCGAGGTGAGGATTTTGGAAGTGAAGGAACTGCCGTCATAAAAATAAAAGACATTCAGCCGCCGTATGTTGATATTCAAAATGCCGAAAGGATAGATCAACAGAAGTACAATCAACAAAAGATTGAGAAGTTCAAACTTTCAAAGGGAGATTGTTTAGTCGCTATGACTGGAGCGACGATAGGAAAGGTTGGAAAGATTTCGTATGACGAGGTTTCTTATCTGAACCAACGAGTAGCAAAGGTGGCGGAAAAGAGAGGTGTGGCGGATAAGAACTTTGTTTACTACGCGGTTTTAGGTAGTGATTTCCAGCGATACGTGAACACAACCTCATCTGGTAGCAGTGCTCAGCAAAACATTAGCGCCGATGATATAGGGCGTTTTCCTATTGTTTATCCCATAGACATAAAAGATCAATGTACAATCGCGCAAGTTCTCATCAGTTTAGACAAAAAGATTGAGTTGCTACGGAAGCAAAACGAGACGCTGGAGGAAATGGCGAGGGCGATTTTCAACGCGTGGTTTGTGGAGTTCAACTTTCCAGATAAGGACGGTAAGCCATACAAAGCGTCTGGCGGGAAAATGGTAGACAGTGAATTTGGCGAAATCCCAGAGGAATGGCGCGTCGGTACTCTTGCCGAACTTATAGATCAGTTGAGTGAACGCATTGGCTCTGATGAGCAGTCAAAGTACACGGTTATGTCTGCAGTAAACACAGGGCAACTCGTGCCTTCAAGTGAGTATTTTACTAAACAGGTTTTTAGTAAGAGCATTTCAAAATACATCAAAATCCACCAAGGAGATTTTGCATACAATCCAGCACGTATCAACATCGGTTCTATTGGGAGATTGCGAGAACTTATCTTGGGAGCTGTTAGTCCTGTATATGTCGCGTTTCGCGCAAAAGAAGGCGCGGGAGCGTTTGTTGATTTCTTGATCCAGACGGCAAAAATGAAAAAACATATTGAACTCTATGCTAACGGGTCAGTGCGGCAAACACTTGACTATGACGGTTTCGGAGCATTTTCTTTTGCAGTTCCAACGGAAAATATCCTGAAAGAGTTTGACAAGATCACTGCTTCTCTACGGAATATTTTTGAACGGAAGGAAGCCCAGATTGAGAACCTGCGAACTGTTCGGGATTTACTACTGCCAAAACTAATGAGCGGAGAGGTTCGCGTAAATACGTAA